The genomic window CTTGAGATGTAATAGAAAATTCAGTCTTGGTTGGTTTTGATCTATCTAACAGGACAAAGGATTAATTAAAAGTCTTCAATAAATACAGTTTAAACCAAAGTATATTTCTACCAAGTATGTTGCTGACTTCAAAATACTGTTAATTGTGTTCAAGCATTTATAACTGAAACATACATTGTGAAACTATGTACATGTTTCAATTATACTCAGACGCTACTAGCATTTCCCCCTTTTTGATGGCAATCaccttttttggtaaaaatCTGGAATTTTCCCCCTCTAAACTGAAAACCTCATCAGAAATGAGGACTGATTGAATCTGTATTATTTTACAACGTGTCTCTAAAGAATTTGTacacttttattatttttaaaccaaATAATACACCCAAAGACATTTGTAGTTTTCAGTATGTAGGTTGTTTTATCAGTTTGGGAAACTGAAGCCTACGTTTAGACAAGTACTGATTAGAGTGTATAGATGGATTAACTATTCTTGAAATTCTTTGTAAATAATATCATTGATTCGAACTTCCAACACCTCACTCATTTGAAGTAGTTTATACTTGCTTGGCTCTTTCATTTGGTCTTTGATTTTGTCTAATATGTGAGTAGCCCATTCAACCTTGGCACTTATTTTGTTGAGTTTTTCCAaaaagtagattttttttttatgctggACCTCAGACAATGTTTGAAGATATTCATGGGGATCATCATAATTCGACTCGTATTTTAGCCTGATATGTGTCATCTCATGTTCAATCTTAGCGTTTACTTCTTCCATTTTGTACTCAAGGAGACTCCTTTCTCGGATGAAATCTTCTACTCGGATGTCTGCCTTCGAGATGAGTTCCCTAAGCTCTTCTTTCAGATCGCTTGTTGCTTGATCAATGTCAATGTGTACATGGTCCATGCTTCTATGAGTAGTGGCTGCACACATAGCACATAGAAGAACTTGACATGATTGACAGTAGATGCAGTAGTCTAAGTCTTTATGCTTAGGGCATTTTGGTGCTTTCTCATTGGATGTCAAAGTACCAATCTCATGATCACCATGTGATGATTCTTGATCAAACCAACAATCCTGACAGAATCTCATATCACAATCACTACATTGAATGACTGTAACGCATTCATCGTTACATTGACCACAAACAAGTGCCCCTTGTTGAACTCGCAGGAGTTTCTGCTGTTGAGTCACGTCATCTGCAAGGGACTTCAGAATGAAGTTCTGCTTTAGGCCAGATAAATCTCTACCACTCAGGGGTGTTTGTTTCCTACAACTTGGACAATTGATTCCTCTCTGACCGCTATGAGACTCACTTCGTCTTAAATCATTCAGACATGATTGACAGAATGTGTGATGACAGTCAAGGAATGTTGGTTCTGTAAATGTATTTAGACAGATGATACACTTAAGATAATCTTGACTTATCTTGTCTAAGATGGATTCTGCTGTTATTGGGTATGACGCATTCTTTTTGAAGTCAACCTGATCCATATTTCTGTAAAGAAATGCACACATTTTTTAGTATTTAATCATTCATGGCTTGAGTTGTtggtacattttttgtttacattgacaCCATTATGAATAGCAATGGATAAAAACTAATAATCTTTGCCAATCTTTCATATGCAACAAGGTGAGACTTTAAGTTCTAGCCTTTCTTTTTACTTATACAGTTACACTACACAGTGCATACACCTTAACTAGTAAAACCATATGTATGATTGATGGCTTaacgtaaacaaaaaatatcatttGAATTCTCATTACGACCTGCAGTGTTAATGATACTTGCTCTGTACATACCCTATGTATGCATTATGCAAGCTCAACAAACACTCGCAGTCCATGTCAGTCATCatgagcacccccccccccccccccgatcctCTTTTAGAATTTCCTGGTACAATATTCCAAACACACAACAAAGACACAATAGaagtgatggggggggggtgtaccCACCACGCCCCATGTTCTAAGCACCAAATGTAATTTTTCTAAGTTGTGCTGAACTTGATTGATTGGAAATGTTTGTACATTGTAAACGTTGGTTAGATGCAATAAATGTATACATTATGTACTTGCCTTTGATGTTGTGATGAGTACCCAGTAGGATGGAGAACATTTATGAGAACAGCTCAACACATCTCTTAATACAATGTCACTGTCTGATACTGTCTGACACTGTCTGCCAATGCTGAGAAACTGGTGGGCAGTGTTCACATGGTAGCAGAATATTGCATGATGAAATGCGTGCACACAGACTGTGTGAGTGTGATTGTGCAAGAACACGACATTAGGGTTGCACAGAGATGGGAATTCCCCCTTATGTACACACATGACCTAGACAGGCCCAGACAGACACAATAGCCCATGCAGACTGGGAATTCCCCCTGAACACACATGACCTGGACGAAaaccagacaactcgtccgtcggacaactcgcccgttcggacaactcgacggatgatttattcaaccatcagacaactcgacttggggTCAAGACAAGTTGATAGATGGCCtagtcgggaggagggttacgttatcacaactacGGATGGCCGTGACCGtcgcggagggggggggggagttgtaCTGACTAGTGACATGGCACATGCACAGAAGATTAGCTTTCAGATTAAAGATTTCTATCCTTCTTTACAAACATGAATTTTCATGTCACTCAATTCCATCtgatgattaaaataatgttaaaaagaGTTTTTCTGAGAAGTTtataaaaatcaaaaattaatagGGGCGTGTTTTATTGTCTCATCCCATACTATATAATGACACAGAAACAAagaattttgttcaaattaatgGGAAATTTTTAGCTTTAAAATTAAAGTTTTTACTTAAATACTGAAATCAAAAACAACATGTAAAATTCAAAATCGGTTTGACTGTCTTCTCTGGTTTATTCACAAGTTGTCACCGTATGCATAAATGTAGGAGAATTCATGTCATGTTGAAGAGATCTTAACACTGAATGCATTATTCACAATATTAATAATGGGCACAATGAATAACTCTTTTGTACTGACATTTTGGCAAATAGTGATTTTAGGCTTTTCAGGAACACTGATTTGATAATAACATGTGGTTGGGCAACCTCATTAATCAATCTAGATTAATTCAGTACACTACCATTGgttaacatttacatgtatgtgaagaCGTCTTTATGGATGAACTTGTACTGGACAT from Asterias amurensis chromosome 17, ASM3211899v1 includes these protein-coding regions:
- the LOC139949563 gene encoding E3 ubiquitin-protein ligase TRIM56-like, whose amino-acid sequence is MDQVDFKKNASYPITAESILDKISQDYLKCIICLNTFTEPTFLDCHHTFCQSCLNDLRRSESHSGQRGINCPSCRKQTPLSGRDLSGLKQNFILKSLADDVTQQQKLLRVQQGALVCGQCNDECVTVIQCSDCDMRFCQDCWFDQESSHGDHEIGTLTSNEKAPKCPKHKDLDYCIYCQSCQVLLCAMCAATTHRSMDHVHIDIDQATSDLKEELRELISKADIRVEDFIRERSLLEYKMEEVNAKIEHEMTHIRLKYESNYDDPHEYLQTLSEVQHKKKIYFLEKLNKISAKVEWATHILDKIKDQMKEPSKYKLLQMSEVLEVRINDIIYKEFQE